In Flavobacterium sp. WV_118_3, one DNA window encodes the following:
- a CDS encoding DUF6495 family protein, whose amino-acid sequence MRYTRLTKEQLEELHPEFVNFLATQSVDKAEWDKIKAQNPEVAEQEIDVFSDLIWEGVLTNAKYLEHYSKHHIFLFHCSDIHMQTIVIHSLVAEVDFLTKEGLDWLSDNLFTDNVEIQKGQKVFVDERNDEIFGLVRQGAILCDGDLYRQMENILE is encoded by the coding sequence ATGAGATATACGCGATTAACAAAAGAACAATTGGAAGAACTGCACCCGGAATTTGTGAATTTTCTGGCCACACAGTCGGTTGATAAAGCCGAATGGGATAAAATTAAAGCGCAAAACCCGGAAGTCGCCGAACAGGAGATCGATGTTTTTTCCGATCTGATCTGGGAAGGTGTGCTAACCAATGCCAAATACCTGGAACACTATTCGAAGCACCATATTTTTCTGTTTCATTGCAGTGATATTCACATGCAAACCATTGTAATCCATTCGCTGGTTGCGGAAGTCGATTTTTTAACCAAAGAAGGACTGGACTGGCTTAGTGATAATCTGTTTACGGATAATGTTGAAATCCAGAAAGGACAAAAGGTTTTTGTCGACGAACGCAACGACGAAATATTCGGACTGGTTCGTCAGGGAGCCATTCTGTGTGACGGCGATTTGTACCGCCAAATGGAAAATATACTCGAGTAA
- the rplI gene encoding 50S ribosomal protein L9, with the protein MELILKQDVQNLGFKDDVVSVKPGYGRNFLIPQGAAILATPSAKKVLAENLKQKAHKEAKIVADAKSLAEALKALEIKITAKAGGEKLFGSVTNADIAEVLEKNGHAIDRKFITSGIVKRTGKYNASIRLHRDVIVELAYEIVAEKA; encoded by the coding sequence ATGGAACTTATATTAAAACAAGACGTACAGAATTTAGGTTTTAAAGACGATGTAGTATCTGTTAAGCCAGGTTACGGTCGTAACTTTTTAATTCCTCAAGGAGCTGCAATTTTAGCTACTCCATCAGCTAAAAAAGTACTAGCTGAAAACTTAAAACAAAAAGCGCACAAAGAAGCTAAAATCGTTGCTGATGCGAAAAGTTTGGCTGAAGCGCTTAAAGCTTTAGAGATCAAAATCACAGCTAAAGCGGGTGGTGAAAAATTATTCGGATCTGTTACTAATGCAGATATCGCTGAAGTTTTAGAGAAAAACGGACATGCAATCGATAGAAAATTCATCACTTCAGGTATCGTTAAACGTACAGGAAAATACAATGCTTCTATCCGTTTACACCGTGATGTAATCGTAGAATTAGCATACGAAATTGTTGCTGAAAAAGCATAA
- the rpsR gene encoding 30S ribosomal protein S18, with the protein MSSIEQSAKGKKDGDIRYLTPLNIETNKTKKYCRFKKSGIKYVDYKDADFLLKFVNEQGKILPRRLTGTSLKYQRKVSVAVKRARHLALMPYVADLLK; encoded by the coding sequence ATGTCAAGTATTGAGCAATCTGCAAAAGGAAAAAAAGACGGGGATATCAGATATCTTACGCCTTTAAATATAGAAACTAACAAAACTAAAAAGTATTGTCGTTTCAAAAAGTCCGGTATCAAATATGTTGATTATAAAGATGCGGACTTCTTATTAAAATTCGTGAATGAGCAAGGAAAAATCCTTCCTCGTCGTTTAACAGGAACTTCTTTAAAATACCAAAGAAAAGTATCTGTAGCGGTAAAAAGAGCACGTCATTTAGCATTAATGCCATATGTGGCTGATTTATTAAAATAA
- the rpsF gene encoding 30S ribosomal protein S6 has translation MNHYETVFILNPVLSEQQVKETVSKFEDFLTSRGAEMVAKEDWGLKKLAYEIQHKKSGFYHLFEFKVSGEILVAFETEFRRDERIMRFLTVSLDKHAVSWAERRRAKLKSTKA, from the coding sequence ATGAATCATTATGAAACTGTTTTCATCTTGAATCCCGTTTTATCTGAGCAGCAGGTAAAGGAAACAGTAAGCAAATTTGAAGATTTTCTTACTTCTAGAGGAGCAGAGATGGTAGCGAAAGAGGATTGGGGCTTAAAAAAATTAGCGTACGAAATCCAACACAAGAAAAGTGGTTTTTATCACTTATTTGAATTCAAAGTATCTGGAGAAATCTTAGTTGCATTTGAAACGGAATTCCGTCGTGACGAAAGAATCATGCGCTTTTTAACTGTAAGTTTAGACAAACATGCAGTATCTTGGGCTGAAAGAAGAAGAGCAAAATTAAAATCTACAAAAGCTTAA
- a CDS encoding LytTR family DNA-binding domain-containing protein, whose product MKINCIVVDDSSIQRLTITKLVTENPNLSLVGEFSNAIEAKNCITNKNVDLVFLDIEMPVISGFDLLDGLKAKPQVIFITSKTEYAVKAFDYAATDYLHKPITRERFNVAVKKAMNFVLLGKENSDEESPFIFIKSNLKKLKIYISRIKWIEAYGDYVKVITDEDNHLVLSTMKAFENELPKDKFIRVHKSFIVNIDKIDKFNSKFAEIGTNKIPLSRNKKEDLVKAIENA is encoded by the coding sequence ATGAAGATAAACTGTATTGTAGTTGATGATAGTAGTATTCAGCGTTTAACCATTACCAAACTCGTAACCGAGAACCCAAATCTCTCCCTTGTAGGCGAATTCTCTAATGCCATTGAGGCAAAGAATTGCATTACCAATAAAAATGTGGATTTGGTTTTCTTGGATATCGAAATGCCGGTTATAAGCGGTTTTGATTTACTAGACGGATTGAAGGCAAAACCGCAGGTGATTTTCATTACATCAAAAACGGAATATGCCGTTAAAGCATTTGATTATGCCGCTACCGATTATTTGCACAAACCCATTACCCGCGAACGATTTAATGTTGCTGTAAAAAAAGCAATGAACTTTGTTTTGCTCGGAAAAGAAAATTCCGACGAGGAAAGTCCGTTTATCTTTATCAAGAGCAACCTTAAAAAACTTAAAATTTACATTTCGAGGATTAAATGGATCGAAGCTTACGGGGATTATGTAAAAGTAATTACCGACGAGGATAATCATCTGGTACTGTCGACCATGAAAGCGTTTGAAAACGAACTCCCGAAAGACAAGTTTATCCGGGTTCACAAATCCTTTATTGTTAACATTGATAAAATCGACAAATTCAACAGTAAATTTGCCGAAATCGGCACCAATAAAATTCCATTGAGCCGGAACAAAAAAGAAGATTTGGTAAAAGCAATCGAAAACGCTTAG
- the priA gene encoding primosomal protein N' — MSYFVEVVLPLALNKTFTYQVSEAEYAFLKKGMRVAVPFGKNKIYTALAIELHRNEPLLYKAKEIHQILDEVPVVNEFQIEHWKWVADYYMCSIGDVYKTALPSGFLLESETIIAAPQDGYTHSKELEDDEFLIWEALQQQSSLKVEDIMAILGKKNVFPVLNRMLSKNVLTLQEEVVEKYKPKVTKYIRLQPEFLQQEQLSELMELLSRASKQRELVLQYFQLQATEKKPVSVKKLIEVSGAGSAAVKALVDKAVFEEYYLLEDRVRFEKSEDSGFALSDPQQIALNEIKDSFEKQSVSLLHGVTASGKTEVYIKLIEEYIQSGKQVLYLLPEIALTVQLVSRLTAYFGNQIAVYHSKYTNNERVEVWQQVLQNSEKAKIVIGVRSALFLPFSNLGLIVIDEEHEQTFKQFDPAPRYHARDAAIVLAAAHRSKVLLGSATPSLETYYNVQSGKYGLINLTERYGKVLLPEVFLVDLKDKYKRKRMKGHFSDTLIEAISESLSLGEQVILFQNRRGYSPFVECMTCGHVPQCPNCDVSLTYYKYKNQLRCHYCGYSIANPTHCHACQSVDLSTKGFGTEQIEMELRELFPEKNIGRMDQDTTRGKYGYEKIIDAFREQEIDILVGTQMLAKGLHFDNVTLVGIMNADNMLNQPDFRSHERAFQMMMQVAGRAGRSEKKGKVMIQTYNPYHNIIRQVTANDYIGMYKEQVYERHNFKYPPFYRLVKLTLKHRDFDKLKEGSMWMYNVLTQSLQIPVLGPEEPAISRIRNEYIRTILIKIPQKSHLGNTKKMIRKIGSSFEAIPQYRAIKVSVNVDNY, encoded by the coding sequence ATGTCCTATTTTGTAGAAGTTGTCTTGCCGTTAGCTTTGAATAAAACCTTTACCTATCAGGTTTCTGAGGCCGAATACGCATTTCTTAAAAAAGGAATGCGCGTGGCGGTACCATTTGGTAAAAACAAGATTTATACGGCACTGGCGATCGAATTACATCGGAACGAACCGCTATTGTATAAGGCGAAGGAAATTCATCAGATACTCGACGAAGTGCCTGTGGTAAACGAATTTCAGATTGAACACTGGAAATGGGTAGCCGACTATTATATGTGTAGTATTGGTGATGTGTATAAAACCGCATTGCCTTCTGGTTTTTTATTGGAAAGTGAAACGATTATTGCTGCGCCTCAAGACGGGTATACTCATAGTAAGGAGTTGGAGGATGATGAGTTTTTAATTTGGGAAGCGTTGCAACAACAATCGTCTTTAAAAGTGGAAGACATTATGGCGATTCTGGGAAAAAAGAACGTTTTTCCGGTATTAAACAGAATGTTGTCCAAAAATGTACTAACGCTTCAGGAGGAAGTAGTTGAAAAATACAAACCAAAAGTAACGAAGTACATCCGCTTGCAACCGGAGTTTTTACAACAGGAGCAATTGTCGGAATTGATGGAGTTGCTGTCCAGAGCGTCGAAACAACGGGAATTGGTTTTGCAATATTTTCAATTGCAGGCAACCGAAAAGAAACCGGTTTCGGTTAAAAAATTAATTGAAGTTTCCGGAGCGGGATCAGCGGCGGTTAAGGCATTGGTCGATAAAGCGGTTTTTGAAGAATACTATTTGTTGGAAGATCGGGTTCGTTTTGAGAAATCAGAGGATTCCGGTTTTGCGTTAAGTGATCCGCAGCAAATAGCGTTGAACGAAATTAAAGATAGTTTCGAAAAACAAAGTGTATCCTTATTGCACGGTGTTACGGCTTCCGGAAAAACGGAAGTCTATATCAAGCTGATCGAAGAATATATACAATCCGGGAAACAGGTGTTGTATCTGTTGCCCGAAATTGCGTTAACGGTTCAGTTGGTAAGTCGCCTTACGGCTTATTTTGGAAACCAGATCGCGGTTTACCATTCCAAATATACCAATAACGAAAGAGTAGAAGTCTGGCAACAGGTATTGCAAAATTCCGAAAAAGCCAAAATTGTAATCGGAGTACGTTCGGCTTTGTTTTTGCCGTTTTCGAATCTGGGACTTATTGTAATCGACGAAGAGCACGAGCAAACATTTAAGCAATTTGATCCGGCACCGCGATACCATGCCCGTGATGCGGCTATAGTACTGGCGGCAGCACACCGGTCAAAGGTGCTTTTGGGATCGGCTACGCCAAGTCTGGAAACCTATTATAATGTACAATCCGGAAAATATGGTTTGATCAATTTAACAGAGCGTTACGGAAAAGTATTGTTGCCCGAAGTTTTCCTGGTCGATTTAAAAGATAAATACAAGCGGAAACGGATGAAAGGGCATTTTAGCGATACGCTGATCGAGGCTATTTCGGAATCGTTATCGTTAGGTGAACAGGTGATTTTATTTCAGAACCGAAGAGGGTATTCTCCTTTTGTGGAATGTATGACCTGCGGACATGTACCGCAATGTCCTAATTGTGATGTAAGTCTTACCTATTATAAATATAAAAACCAGTTGCGTTGTCATTATTGCGGGTATTCGATTGCGAATCCTACGCATTGCCATGCTTGCCAGTCAGTGGATTTGTCGACCAAAGGGTTTGGGACGGAACAGATCGAGATGGAATTGCGGGAACTTTTTCCGGAAAAAAATATCGGTCGGATGGATCAGGACACCACCCGTGGAAAATATGGATATGAAAAGATAATCGATGCTTTTCGGGAACAGGAAATCGATATTCTGGTGGGTACGCAAATGTTGGCCAAAGGCTTGCATTTTGATAATGTAACGCTGGTTGGAATTATGAATGCCGACAATATGCTGAATCAACCGGATTTTCGTTCGCATGAAAGGGCTTTCCAGATGATGATGCAGGTAGCAGGTAGAGCGGGAAGAAGTGAAAAGAAAGGAAAAGTGATGATTCAAACCTATAATCCGTACCATAATATAATCCGGCAGGTAACAGCCAACGATTATATCGGAATGTATAAAGAGCAGGTTTATGAACGGCACAATTTTAAATATCCGCCTTTTTACCGATTGGTAAAACTGACGTTAAAGCACCGCGATTTTGATAAATTAAAAGAAGGTTCGATGTGGATGTATAATGTGTTGACACAATCCCTTCAAATCCCGGTTCTTGGTCCGGAAGAACCCGCTATAAGCAGGATTCGGAATGAATACATCCGTACCATTCTAATTAAGATTCCGCAGAAAAGCCATTTGGGGAACACCAAAAAAATGATACGGAAAATTGGAAGCAGTTTTGAGGCGATCCCGCAATACCGGGCGATAAAAGTCTCGGTTAATGTGGATAATTACTAA
- a CDS encoding DUF2147 domain-containing protein, translating into MRKQLLTVFFVAFVGLFSVQAQGVVGKWKTVDDETGEAKSIVEITESGGKIYGKVVEILNPAKKNAKCKDCSGEDKDKPILGLTIIKGLKKSGDEYTEGKILDPNKGKLYKCTVKLDGHDKLNVRGYVGISLIGRTQTWSRVK; encoded by the coding sequence ATGAGAAAACAACTTTTGACGGTATTCTTTGTAGCATTTGTAGGACTGTTCTCAGTGCAGGCACAAGGTGTGGTGGGCAAATGGAAAACAGTTGATGATGAAACTGGTGAAGCAAAATCAATAGTGGAAATCACGGAATCCGGAGGGAAAATCTATGGTAAAGTGGTTGAGATTTTGAATCCGGCGAAGAAAAATGCGAAATGTAAAGATTGTAGCGGTGAAGATAAAGACAAACCAATCTTAGGATTGACGATTATAAAAGGATTGAAAAAATCCGGCGATGAATATACCGAAGGGAAAATCCTGGATCCAAACAAAGGAAAGCTTTATAAATGTACCGTAAAATTAGACGGTCACGATAAACTAAATGTTAGAGGGTATGTAGGGATTTCGTTAATTGGAAGAACGCAAACCTGGTCAAGAGTAAAATAA
- a CDS encoding YihY/virulence factor BrkB family protein, with protein MSKEIEEQIEKIPVLNKLMAFIKTIKVPGLEGLSLYDLLELYGIGIAKGAFSYRAGAIAFSFFMALFPFALFILNLIPYIPLEGFQEDFLKFVSDSVPPNTYGAIEAILMDIMNNSYKSLLSSGFFLSIFLMSNGLNAVLGGFESSYHITITRGYFRQYAVAIGLSIIFSFFLIVTVAAIVVSEVVIQMLSNRLLLDDVLFIQLARYAFILIMLFVSASFLFKFGTRETKQIPFFNAGAIFTTVLVVISSYVFGIYVVRFARYNELYGSIGTLLVLMFYIWINCMILLLGFELNATINKLKRKNLYI; from the coding sequence GTGTCAAAAGAAATCGAAGAACAAATTGAAAAAATACCGGTGCTAAACAAGCTGATGGCTTTTATCAAAACGATAAAAGTTCCCGGGCTGGAAGGACTGTCTTTATATGACTTGTTGGAATTATACGGAATCGGTATCGCCAAAGGCGCCTTTTCGTATCGGGCGGGTGCTATTGCCTTTAGTTTCTTTATGGCGCTTTTTCCGTTCGCTCTTTTTATACTGAACTTGATACCTTATATTCCGTTAGAAGGATTTCAGGAGGATTTTTTAAAATTCGTATCCGATAGTGTACCGCCAAATACCTATGGAGCTATAGAAGCCATTCTGATGGATATTATGAATAATAGTTATAAAAGTCTCCTTTCTTCGGGATTCTTTTTGTCGATATTTTTAATGTCCAACGGATTAAATGCGGTTTTGGGCGGCTTCGAATCGTCCTATCATATTACGATTACCAGAGGTTATTTTAGGCAATATGCGGTAGCTATCGGGTTGTCGATTATTTTTTCCTTTTTCCTGATCGTAACGGTAGCGGCCATAGTCGTGTCGGAGGTCGTTATACAGATGTTGTCCAATCGACTATTGTTGGACGATGTGTTGTTTATCCAGTTGGCACGGTATGCTTTTATCCTGATCATGTTGTTTGTGTCGGCTTCATTTCTGTTTAAATTCGGAACAAGAGAAACCAAACAGATTCCGTTTTTTAATGCCGGAGCGATCTTTACTACGGTTTTAGTGGTGATTTCGTCTTATGTATTTGGGATTTATGTGGTGCGTTTTGCGCGGTATAACGAATTGTATGGATCGATTGGTACACTTCTTGTATTGATGTTTTATATATGGATAAACTGTATGATTTTGTTGTTAGGGTTTGAATTAAATGCGACTATTAACAAATTAAAAAGAAAAAATTTATATATTTAA
- the nadC gene encoding carboxylating nicotinate-nucleotide diphosphorylase produces the protein MISEAQFQHELDLIITNAIREDVGDGDHSSLACIPESATGKAKLLVKDDGILAGVEFARMVFQYVDPGLQMEVFIADGTPVKYGDVAFHVSGSSQSILKAERLVLNAMQRMSAIATKTKVFVALLEGTGTKILDTRKTTPGIRAIEKWAVKIAGGENHRFALYDMIMLKDNHIDFAGGITQAIQKTNAYLAEKNLDLKIIVEARNLDEVREILENEGVYRILLDNFNYEDTRKAVEMINGKCLTESSGGINEETVRHYAECGVNYVSSGALTHSIYNMDLSLKAI, from the coding sequence ATGATTTCAGAAGCACAATTTCAGCACGAACTAGATTTGATCATTACGAATGCGATCCGCGAAGATGTAGGAGACGGTGATCATAGTTCGTTAGCCTGTATACCGGAATCGGCTACCGGAAAAGCAAAATTATTGGTAAAAGACGACGGTATTTTAGCCGGAGTGGAATTTGCCCGTATGGTGTTTCAATATGTCGACCCGGGCTTGCAGATGGAAGTGTTTATTGCTGATGGGACTCCTGTAAAATATGGCGATGTGGCGTTTCATGTTTCCGGAAGTTCCCAATCGATACTAAAAGCGGAACGATTAGTGCTAAATGCGATGCAGCGTATGAGTGCGATCGCAACCAAAACAAAAGTATTTGTTGCGCTTCTGGAAGGTACCGGAACGAAAATACTTGATACGCGTAAAACCACACCAGGAATACGTGCAATCGAAAAATGGGCGGTAAAAATAGCCGGCGGCGAAAATCATCGTTTTGCGTTATACGATATGATTATGCTAAAAGATAATCATATTGATTTTGCCGGTGGAATCACCCAAGCCATTCAGAAAACAAATGCCTATCTGGCAGAAAAGAATCTTGATCTTAAAATTATCGTCGAAGCCAGAAATCTGGATGAAGTGCGTGAAATTCTCGAAAACGAAGGTGTATATCGCATACTGTTGGATAATTTCAATTACGAGGATACCCGTAAGGCTGTAGAAATGATCAATGGAAAATGTCTAACGGAATCGTCCGGCGGAATCAACGAAGAAACCGTACGTCATTATGCCGAGTGTGGTGTAAATTATGTTTCTTCCGGAGCACTAACGCATTCTATTTATAATATGGACCTGAGTCTGAAAGCGATTTAA
- a CDS encoding GNAT family N-acetyltransferase has protein sequence MNIITQTKGAFTISTDKSKLDINVIHHYLSQESYWSKDIPVARIQKSIENALCFGIFHENKQVGYAKVVSDFSTMAYLGDVFVLEAYRGQGLSKWLLETIMSHPELQDLRRWILLTADAHELYQKYGWKPIASPEKWMEIHRPDIYKK, from the coding sequence ATGAACATTATCACGCAAACCAAAGGTGCCTTTACCATTTCTACCGACAAATCCAAACTGGACATCAACGTTATTCATCACTATCTGTCGCAGGAATCGTACTGGAGTAAAGATATTCCGGTAGCCCGTATTCAGAAATCGATTGAAAACGCACTTTGTTTTGGTATTTTTCACGAAAACAAACAAGTGGGTTATGCCAAAGTTGTCTCCGACTTTTCGACCATGGCTTATCTGGGTGATGTTTTTGTACTGGAAGCCTATCGCGGTCAAGGATTATCAAAATGGTTACTGGAGACCATTATGTCACATCCGGAATTACAGGATTTGCGACGTTGGATATTACTAACCGCTGATGCGCACGAATTGTACCAAAAATACGGTTGGAAACCTATTGCCAGTCCGGAGAAATGGATGGAGATTCACCGGCCGGATATCTATAAAAAATAA
- a CDS encoding porin family protein translates to MKKVIMAVAAVFGFVIQSGAQQKGDVELGANLGFNYATVQKGSEETKEHYGMNAGVSIDYYFSDQWSIKTKLTYDQKGWNRGSIYLIDTPYITYGTNYDLDYLTVPVTASWHFGKKRNWYLDLGPYVGFLLSAKDSRFKRDVKEYFNQTDWGLALGVGLKIPVTDKLKLFVECDSQSGFSDLAQKKEDKSYRNSRVALNVGMNFTIK, encoded by the coding sequence ATGAAAAAAGTAATTATGGCTGTTGCGGCCGTTTTTGGATTTGTAATACAGTCTGGTGCGCAGCAAAAAGGAGATGTAGAACTCGGAGCGAATCTGGGTTTTAATTATGCAACGGTGCAAAAAGGAAGTGAAGAGACAAAAGAGCACTATGGTATGAATGCGGGAGTGTCGATCGATTATTACTTTTCAGATCAATGGAGTATCAAAACAAAACTGACCTATGATCAAAAAGGATGGAATCGGGGATCAATCTATTTAATAGATACACCCTATATTACTTATGGAACCAATTACGATTTGGATTATCTGACAGTTCCGGTAACCGCAAGCTGGCATTTTGGAAAAAAGCGCAACTGGTACCTGGATCTTGGTCCTTATGTGGGCTTTTTATTAAGTGCGAAAGATTCGCGGTTTAAACGGGATGTAAAAGAGTATTTTAATCAAACCGATTGGGGATTGGCTTTGGGAGTTGGACTTAAAATCCCGGTTACAGACAAACTTAAATTATTTGTAGAATGCGATAGTCAATCCGGTTTTTCTGATCTGGCTCAAAAAAAAGAGGATAAGTCGTACCGAAATTCCAGAGTTGCCTTGAATGTAGGAATGAATTTTACAATAAAATAA
- a CDS encoding cysteine desulfurase family protein — MKKVYLDNASTTAIRPEVVQQMVAVLSEDYGNPSSTHSFGRSAKVLLETARKSIAKQLNANAQEIIFMSCGTEADNWVLRSAVKDLGVHRIITSKVEHHAVLHTVEVLQHEYAISVDYVNVLPNGGIDFAHLSELLGQEQKTLVSLMHVNNETGTILDLERTGRICKQHGAYFHSDTVQSIGKTEMDLQELPVDFVAASAHKFHGPKGVGFAFVRKNTGIQPLLYGGEQEKGLRAGTEAVHQIVGMAKALELSYANLETERNQITELKQYLINALQTAFPGTQINGGENGFYNIANVLLPFSNDKTAMILFNLDMKGIAVSRGSACQSGSIKPSHVLAEILSDDDLKKPSLRISLSHFNTKEDIDLLVEALKTV; from the coding sequence ATGAAAAAAGTATATCTGGATAATGCATCCACCACGGCGATCCGGCCGGAAGTGGTACAGCAGATGGTAGCCGTTTTATCGGAAGACTACGGGAATCCGTCGTCGACACATAGTTTCGGGCGTAGTGCCAAAGTATTGTTGGAAACGGCCCGGAAATCGATTGCCAAACAGCTAAACGCCAATGCGCAGGAAATTATTTTTATGTCTTGTGGTACGGAAGCCGATAACTGGGTTTTGCGTTCGGCGGTTAAAGATTTAGGAGTGCACCGTATTATTACTTCCAAAGTGGAGCATCATGCCGTATTGCATACGGTGGAAGTGTTGCAACACGAATATGCCATTTCGGTCGATTATGTAAACGTATTACCAAATGGTGGAATCGATTTCGCACATCTGAGCGAATTACTCGGACAGGAACAAAAAACACTGGTGAGTTTGATGCATGTCAATAACGAAACCGGAACAATTCTGGATTTGGAAAGAACCGGGCGTATCTGTAAACAACACGGGGCTTATTTTCATTCGGATACGGTACAGTCGATTGGTAAAACCGAAATGGACTTGCAGGAGTTGCCGGTCGATTTTGTAGCGGCAAGTGCGCATAAATTCCACGGGCCAAAAGGAGTGGGATTCGCATTTGTCCGAAAAAATACCGGAATCCAGCCGTTGTTATATGGCGGCGAACAGGAAAAAGGATTGCGCGCCGGAACCGAAGCGGTACATCAGATCGTAGGGATGGCAAAAGCATTAGAATTGTCGTATGCCAATTTGGAAACCGAACGCAATCAGATCACCGAACTTAAACAATATCTGATAAACGCGTTGCAGACTGCTTTTCCGGGTACGCAGATCAACGGTGGTGAAAATGGATTTTATAATATTGCGAATGTATTGTTGCCGTTTTCTAATGATAAAACCGCGATGATATTGTTTAATCTCGATATGAAAGGGATTGCTGTTTCGCGCGGAAGTGCTTGTCAGTCGGGAAGTATCAAGCCGTCGCATGTATTGGCAGAAATACTTTCGGACGACGATTTGAAAAAACCAAGTCTGCGGATTTCATTAAGTCATTTCAATACAAAAGAAGATATCGATTTGTTGGTGGAAGCGTTGAAAACGGTGTAA
- a CDS encoding EamA family transporter encodes MKATKYYLAAFVAFLIWGFFSLGLKPIHDYPSLDILFYRVFLGVVLMSLINIVFRRSIIKKDWANFKNMLPNHKRQILFLTLGGSVLLMANWFFFIFVMNHVSVKAASFAYLVCPILTTVFAYFILREKLSNAQWTAVGISVFSCVLLSYNHFMDIFYSLIVAATYALYLVSQRKNSEMDKFLLLNIQLLVAGICMLPFYPVYSGALPTEGLFYGYLLIIVVVFTIIPLFLNLYALKGVSSATVGIMIYINPIINFLLAVFYFKEPVSVQQLSAYSLILVSIVVFNEKLLFRRHKKQLEV; translated from the coding sequence ATGAAAGCAACAAAATACTACCTGGCTGCATTTGTGGCCTTTTTGATCTGGGGATTTTTTAGCCTCGGATTAAAACCAATCCACGATTATCCCTCACTGGATATTTTGTTTTACCGCGTCTTTTTAGGGGTGGTATTAATGTCGTTGATCAATATAGTATTTCGCAGAAGTATCATCAAAAAAGACTGGGCTAATTTTAAAAATATGCTACCCAATCATAAACGACAGATCCTGTTTCTGACGTTGGGAGGTTCCGTTTTGTTAATGGCAAACTGGTTCTTTTTTATCTTTGTGATGAACCATGTGAGTGTTAAGGCGGCTTCGTTTGCCTATCTGGTATGTCCGATTCTGACAACTGTTTTCGCCTATTTTATACTTCGCGAAAAGCTCAGTAACGCGCAATGGACAGCCGTAGGAATTAGTGTTTTTAGTTGTGTATTGTTATCGTACAATCACTTTATGGATATTTTTTACAGCCTGATTGTAGCGGCAACCTATGCGTTGTATCTCGTGAGCCAACGCAAAAATAGCGAAATGGATAAATTCCTGCTGTTAAATATACAGTTGTTGGTAGCCGGAATTTGTATGTTGCCGTTTTATCCGGTGTATAGTGGCGCTTTGCCAACAGAAGGTTTGTTTTATGGTTATTTATTGATCATTGTTGTGGTGTTCACGATAATACCATTGTTTTTAAATTTGTATGCGTTAAAAGGAGTTAGCTCGGCGACGGTGGGAATCATGATCTATATCAATCCGATCATCAATTTCCTGTTGGCAGTTTTCTATTTTAAAGAACCGGTAAGTGTACAGCAATTGTCGGCCTATTCATTGATTTTGGTTTCGATTGTGGTTTTTAATGAAAAGTTACTCTTCAGACGGCATAAAAAACAGTTAGAAGTATAG